The following proteins are co-located in the Pseudomonas cavernae genome:
- a CDS encoding DMT family protein has protein sequence MPVWIQTAVLLSLSNIFMTFAWYGHLKTMNSKPWVIAALVSWGIALFEYLIMVPANRIGYSELSVGQLKIMQEVITLAVFVPFSVLFMQQPLRLDYLWAGLCLLGAVYFIFRA, from the coding sequence ATGCCGGTCTGGATACAAACCGCCGTTCTGCTCAGCCTTTCCAACATCTTCATGACCTTCGCCTGGTACGGCCACCTGAAGACCATGAACAGCAAGCCCTGGGTCATCGCCGCGCTGGTCAGCTGGGGCATTGCCCTGTTCGAGTACCTGATCATGGTGCCGGCCAACCGCATCGGCTATTCCGAGCTATCGGTCGGCCAGCTGAAAATCATGCAGGAAGTCATCACCCTCGCCGTGTTCGTGCCCTTCAGCGTGCTGTTCATGCAGCAGCCGCTGCGGCTCGACTACTTGTGGGCGGGCCTGTGCCTGCTCGGCGCGGTGTATTTTATCTTCCGCGCCTGA
- a CDS encoding NAD(P)-dependent oxidoreductase has protein sequence MAKVAFIGLGTMGFHMAGHLACEGHEVCVYNRSPVKVELWGDEFGGEAAATPREAAQGAEFVMTCVGNDDDLRSVVFGEQGVLAGMAPGSVLVDHTTASADLARLLALLAAEREVGFLDAPVSGGQAGAENGMLTVMVGGEQVFFDRAVPVIESYAKQVTLMGPAGSGQLTKMVNQICVGGLLQALAEALHFAQAAGLDAQTAMAVISQGAAQSWQLDHRHQSMLEGKFDFGFAVDWMRKDFAIILEEARRNGAQLPVTALVDQFYADVQAMGGGRWDTSSLIARLNTAK, from the coding sequence ATGGCTAAGGTGGCATTTATCGGGCTCGGCACCATGGGCTTCCACATGGCCGGTCATCTGGCCTGCGAAGGGCATGAGGTGTGCGTGTACAACCGCTCGCCGGTCAAGGTGGAGCTGTGGGGCGATGAGTTTGGCGGCGAGGCGGCCGCCACTCCGCGCGAGGCGGCGCAGGGGGCCGAGTTCGTGATGACCTGCGTGGGCAACGATGACGACTTGCGCAGCGTGGTGTTCGGCGAGCAGGGCGTGTTGGCCGGCATGGCGCCCGGCAGTGTGCTGGTCGATCACACCACCGCCTCGGCCGACCTCGCCCGGCTGCTGGCGCTACTGGCGGCCGAGCGCGAGGTGGGTTTTCTCGACGCGCCGGTGTCCGGCGGTCAGGCCGGGGCCGAGAACGGCATGTTGACTGTGATGGTCGGCGGTGAGCAGGTGTTCTTCGACCGCGCCGTGCCGGTGATCGAGAGCTACGCCAAGCAGGTCACCCTGATGGGCCCGGCGGGCAGCGGCCAACTGACCAAGATGGTCAACCAGATTTGCGTCGGCGGCCTGCTCCAGGCCTTGGCCGAGGCCCTGCACTTCGCTCAGGCGGCGGGGTTGGATGCGCAGACGGCGATGGCGGTGATCAGTCAGGGGGCGGCGCAGTCCTGGCAGCTGGACCACCGCCATCAGAGCATGCTGGAAGGTAAGTTCGACTTCGGTTTCGCCGTCGACTGGATGCGCAAGGACTTCGCCATCATCCTCGAAGAAGCGCGGCGCAATGGCGCGCAATTGCCGGTGACGGCGCTGGTCGACCAGTTCTATGCCGACGTGCAGGCCATGGGCGGCGGCCGTTGGGATACCTCGAGCCTGATTGCCCGGCTTAATACGGCTAAATGA
- a CDS encoding exonuclease domain-containing protein, whose translation MGHWLVIDLEATTEEGGWPVTEMEIIEIGASLVSAEGRELDHFQRFVRPLRRPCLTSFCRELTHISQANVDAAAPLASIWPLFERWLAAHLPRLAGWASWGEYDRRQLEQEWQRHGLSSVLAQLPHLNLKQRFAEVRQLARPVGLHSALQLAGFSFHGQQHRALEDARNTARLLPLILPA comes from the coding sequence ATGGGACATTGGTTAGTGATCGACCTGGAAGCCACCACCGAAGAGGGTGGCTGGCCGGTGACCGAGATGGAAATCATCGAGATCGGCGCCAGCCTGGTCAGTGCCGAGGGCCGCGAACTGGATCATTTCCAGCGTTTCGTGCGGCCGCTGCGGCGCCCCTGCCTGACCAGCTTCTGCCGCGAGCTCACCCATATCAGCCAGGCCAACGTCGATGCCGCGGCGCCGCTCGCCAGCATCTGGCCGCTGTTCGAGCGCTGGCTGGCCGCACACCTGCCGCGCTTGGCCGGCTGGGCCAGTTGGGGCGAATACGACCGCCGACAACTGGAACAGGAGTGGCAGCGCCATGGTCTGTCCAGCGTGCTGGCGCAGCTGCCGCATCTCAACCTCAAGCAGCGCTTCGCCGAAGTGCGCCAACTCGCCCGCCCGGTGGGTCTGCACAGCGCCCTGCAGTTGGCCGGTTTCAGTTTCCACGGCCAGCAGCACCGCGCCCTCGAAGACGCGCGCAATACCGCCCGGCTGCTGCCGCTGATCCTGCCGGCATAA
- a CDS encoding pyrimidine/purine nucleoside phosphorylase, whose amino-acid sequence MFKVNEYFDGTVKSIAFDMAAGPATVGVMAAGEYEFGTSQLEVMHVIAGALTVKLPGSDNWATFEAGSNFTVPANSKFQLKVAVDTAYLCEYR is encoded by the coding sequence ATGTTCAAGGTTAACGAGTACTTCGACGGCACCGTCAAATCCATCGCCTTCGACATGGCCGCCGGCCCGGCCACCGTCGGCGTCATGGCTGCTGGCGAATACGAATTCGGCACCAGCCAGCTGGAAGTGATGCACGTGATCGCCGGCGCTCTGACCGTCAAACTGCCAGGCAGCGACAACTGGGCGACCTTCGAAGCGGGCAGCAACTTCACCGTACCGGCCAACAGCAAATTCCAGCTGAAAGTCGCGGTCGATACCGCTTACCTTTGCGAATACCGCTGA
- the rhtA gene encoding threonine/homoserine exporter RhtA, giving the protein MSRSPNSSSVLLPIGLLLVAMASIQGGAALAKGLFPLIGAEGTTALRLGLAAIILTLIMHPWRARLSASSARSLLGYGAALGGMNLMFYMSLRSVPLGIAVALEFTGPLTLALLSSRRLLDFIWIALAVLGLWLLLPNEQAHAPIDPLGMAYALGAGVCWALYIVFGQKAGAEHGGQTVALGTIVAALLVFPIGLAHAGSALFSWSLLPVALGVAVLSSALPYSLEMGALTRLPARTFSTLMSIEPAIAALSGLLFLHERLSLPQWLAIGAIILASTGAAATARGKVPQPRPEP; this is encoded by the coding sequence ATGTCGCGTTCACCCAACTCCTCCTCCGTCCTGCTGCCGATCGGCCTGCTGCTGGTGGCCATGGCCTCGATCCAGGGTGGGGCTGCCCTGGCCAAGGGCCTGTTCCCGCTGATCGGCGCCGAAGGCACCACGGCGCTGCGACTGGGGCTGGCGGCGATCATCCTGACCCTGATCATGCACCCCTGGCGCGCGCGCCTGAGCGCGAGTTCCGCCCGCTCGCTGCTCGGCTACGGCGCCGCGCTCGGCGGCATGAACCTGATGTTCTATATGTCGCTGCGCAGCGTGCCGCTAGGCATCGCCGTGGCTTTGGAGTTCACCGGCCCGCTGACGCTGGCGCTGCTGTCGTCGCGACGCCTGCTGGACTTCATCTGGATCGCCCTGGCCGTGCTCGGCCTGTGGCTGCTGCTACCGAACGAACAGGCGCATGCGCCGATCGATCCGCTGGGCATGGCCTATGCCCTCGGTGCTGGGGTGTGTTGGGCGCTATACATCGTCTTCGGCCAGAAGGCCGGCGCCGAGCATGGCGGCCAGACCGTGGCGCTGGGCACCATAGTCGCCGCCCTGCTGGTGTTCCCGATCGGCCTGGCGCATGCCGGCAGCGCACTGTTTTCCTGGTCGCTACTGCCGGTCGCGCTGGGGGTCGCGGTGCTTTCTTCGGCTCTGCCCTACAGCCTGGAAATGGGTGCCCTGACCCGCCTGCCGGCGCGCACCTTCAGCACCCTGATGAGCATCGAGCCGGCCATCGCCGCGCTCTCCGGGCTGCTGTTCCTGCACGAACGGCTGAGCCTCCCGCAGTGGCTGGCGATCGGCGCCATCATCCTCGCCTCCACCGGCGCCGCGGCGACGGCCCGGGGCAAGGTGCCGCAGCCGCGGCCCGAGCCTTAG
- a CDS encoding ABC transporter transmembrane domain-containing protein has translation MPFFLSNRQRNALHMTRRFIAPYRWQVTGALLALLFTAAITLSMGQGIRLLVDKGLATQSPAMLNQSIGLFMLLVLALALGTFTRFYLVSWLGERFVADIRMRVFNHLVELHPGFYESNRSSEIQSRLTADTTLLQSVIGSSLSMALRNAVMLVGGVVLLFVTNPKLSAIVIAALPLVIAPILIFGRRVRSLSRQSQDRVADVGSYVGEVLGQIKTVQAYNHQAQDKTRFAATVELAFDTARRRIAQRAWLITVVIVLVLGAVAVMLWVGGMDVIGGRISGGELAAFVFYSLIVGMAFGTLSEVIGELQRAAGAAERIAELLQARNEITAPLGDVLRLPAQVSGRIVLEHLRFAYPTRPERYAIDGLSLSVEPGETLALVGPSGAGKSTLFDLLLRFFDPQAGRILVDGLPLTRLDPRDLRRCFALVSQNPALFFGSVEDNIRYGKASASQAEVEAAARAAHAHEFIMQMPQGYRTHLGDSGQGLSGGQRQRLAIARALLVDAPILLLDEATSALDAESEHLIQQALPLLMAGRTTLVIAHRLATVQNADRIAVIDHGRLVAIGTHAQLVAGNALYRRLAELQFGAVEA, from the coding sequence ATGCCCTTCTTCCTTTCCAATCGCCAGCGCAACGCCCTGCACATGACCCGGCGCTTTATCGCGCCGTACCGCTGGCAGGTGACCGGCGCGCTGTTGGCGCTGCTGTTCACCGCCGCCATCACCCTGTCCATGGGCCAGGGCATCAGGTTGCTGGTGGACAAGGGCCTGGCCACCCAGTCGCCGGCCATGCTCAATCAGTCGATCGGCCTGTTCATGCTGCTGGTGCTGGCGTTGGCGCTGGGCACCTTCACGCGCTTCTACCTGGTGTCGTGGCTCGGTGAGCGCTTCGTCGCCGACATCCGCATGCGCGTGTTCAATCACCTGGTCGAGCTGCATCCGGGCTTCTACGAGAGCAACCGCAGCAGCGAGATCCAGTCGCGACTGACCGCCGACACCACGCTGCTGCAGTCGGTGATCGGCTCGTCGCTGTCGATGGCGCTGCGCAACGCGGTGATGCTGGTTGGCGGGGTGGTGCTGTTGTTCGTCACCAATCCCAAGCTGTCGGCGATCGTCATCGCCGCGCTGCCGCTGGTGATCGCGCCGATCCTGATTTTCGGCCGCCGTGTGCGCAGCCTGTCGCGGCAGAGCCAGGACCGGGTGGCGGACGTCGGCAGCTACGTCGGCGAAGTGCTCGGCCAGATCAAGACGGTGCAGGCCTACAACCACCAGGCACAGGACAAGACGCGCTTCGCCGCCACGGTCGAACTGGCGTTCGACACCGCGCGCCGGCGCATCGCCCAGCGCGCCTGGCTGATCACCGTGGTGATCGTGCTGGTGCTCGGCGCGGTGGCGGTGATGCTCTGGGTCGGCGGCATGGATGTGATCGGTGGGCGGATTTCCGGTGGCGAGCTGGCCGCCTTCGTGTTCTACAGCCTGATCGTCGGCATGGCCTTCGGCACCCTCAGCGAGGTGATCGGCGAATTGCAACGCGCGGCCGGCGCGGCCGAGCGGATCGCCGAACTGCTGCAGGCGCGCAATGAAATCACCGCGCCGCTTGGTGATGTGCTGCGCCTGCCGGCGCAGGTCAGTGGCCGCATCGTCCTGGAGCACCTGCGTTTCGCCTATCCGACCCGGCCCGAGCGCTATGCCATCGACGGCCTCAGCCTGAGCGTCGAGCCCGGCGAGACCCTGGCGCTGGTCGGCCCTTCCGGAGCGGGCAAGTCGACGCTGTTCGACCTGCTGCTGCGCTTCTTCGATCCGCAGGCGGGGCGCATCCTGGTCGACGGTCTGCCGCTGACCCGCCTCGATCCGCGCGACCTGCGCCGCTGCTTCGCTCTGGTGTCACAGAACCCGGCGCTGTTCTTCGGCAGCGTCGAGGACAATATCCGCTATGGCAAGGCCAGTGCTTCCCAGGCCGAAGTCGAGGCCGCGGCGCGGGCGGCGCATGCCCACGAGTTCATCATGCAGATGCCGCAGGGCTATCGCACCCACCTCGGTGACAGCGGGCAGGGGTTGTCCGGCGGACAACGCCAGCGTCTGGCGATTGCCCGGGCGCTCTTGGTCGACGCACCGATCCTGCTGCTGGACGAAGCCACCAGCGCCCTGGATGCGGAAAGCGAACACCTGATCCAGCAGGCGTTGCCGCTGCTGATGGCCGGGCGCACCACCTTGGTGATCGCCCACCGGCTGGCCACCGTGCAAAATGCCGACCGCATCGCCGTGATCGACCACGGCCGGTTAGTGGCGATCGGCACCCATGCGCAACTGGTGGCCGGCAATGCGCTGTATCGGCGCCTGGCCGAACTGCAATTCGGTGCCGTCGAGGCCTAG
- a CDS encoding DoxX-like family protein: MSEPEAGRIALLVRLSLALLFLCHGLVPKLLWLSADEVRMITAHGWTEVERVAQLAGVLELGWAGVLCVVRWQRWPLLLTAGLLVGLLLDVAWFAPELLIQAFNPLSTNLLGLSLCLIGWLVEAPRAGQTVPH; the protein is encoded by the coding sequence ATGAGTGAACCGGAGGCTGGACGGATTGCCCTGCTGGTACGCCTGTCGCTCGCGCTACTGTTCCTCTGCCACGGCCTGGTGCCCAAGCTGCTCTGGCTCAGTGCGGACGAGGTGCGGATGATCACCGCCCATGGCTGGACCGAGGTGGAGCGGGTCGCGCAACTGGCCGGCGTGCTTGAGCTGGGCTGGGCCGGCGTGCTGTGCGTCGTGCGTTGGCAGCGTTGGCCATTGCTGCTGACTGCCGGCTTGCTCGTTGGCCTGTTGCTGGATGTGGCCTGGTTTGCTCCGGAGTTGCTGATACAGGCCTTCAATCCGCTCAGCACCAACCTGTTGGGTCTGAGTCTCTGTCTGATCGGCTGGCTGGTGGAGGCACCACGCGCCGGGCAGACTGTCCCTCACTAA
- a CDS encoding thiol-disulfide oxidoreductase DCC family protein yields MANLENLPACLRPGDRVVLFDGVCRLCSGWAKFLIRHDRAQRFKLASVQSAEGQAILAWVGLPTDRFDTMAYVEDGRLFVRSNAVLSILTQLPWPWRALTILRLCPRPLRDWCYDRIALNRYRLFGRYATCLIPSADHAGRFLHE; encoded by the coding sequence ATGGCCAACCTGGAAAACCTGCCTGCCTGTCTGCGCCCTGGCGACCGGGTGGTGCTGTTCGACGGCGTCTGCCGTCTGTGCAGTGGCTGGGCGAAGTTCCTCATCCGCCATGACCGGGCGCAGCGTTTCAAATTGGCCTCGGTGCAGTCGGCCGAAGGTCAGGCAATCCTTGCGTGGGTTGGATTGCCCACCGACCGTTTCGACACCATGGCCTACGTCGAGGACGGCCGCCTGTTCGTGCGCTCCAATGCGGTGCTGAGCATTCTCACCCAGCTGCCTTGGCCCTGGCGTGCTCTGACGATCTTGCGTCTGTGCCCGCGTCCGCTCAGGGATTGGTGCTACGACCGTATTGCCCTGAACCGTTACCGTTTGTTCGGCCGCTACGCTACCTGCCTGATTCCCTCTGCCGATCATGCCGGGCGCTTCCTGCATGAGTGA
- a CDS encoding ATP-NAD kinase family protein, whose translation MTRFHLGLIINPLAGLGGPAALKGSDGVAAEALARGAEPRAAQRTRIALECLRPLAERIEFLTLPGAMGGDLLGEMGFAHRLLGAAPGATTSAADTQRAIGLLQDAGVALILFAGGDGTARDVCAAAREGQPVLGIPAGVKIHSGVYAISPRAAGELTRRLVEGGLVRLASGEVRDLDEAALREGKVAARWYGELTVPEEGGFVQQVKQAGMESEELVLGELAAWLEDSWEADVRYVLGPGSTLHGLARSLGLETTLLGVDVIENGRLIAADVTEAQLFALVDGHPSRLLVTAIGGQGHILGRGNQQISPRVLRAIGLEHLRVIATKRKLRTLEGRPLLVDSGDPALDAAFPDAVRVWAGYKEELLYPVGWDVAGRDV comes from the coding sequence ATGACGCGATTTCATCTGGGCCTGATCATTAACCCATTGGCCGGGCTCGGTGGCCCGGCGGCGCTCAAGGGCAGCGACGGGGTGGCTGCCGAGGCGCTGGCGCGCGGCGCCGAACCGCGCGCCGCGCAGCGCACGCGGATTGCCTTGGAGTGTCTGCGGCCATTGGCCGAGCGCATCGAGTTCCTCACCTTGCCCGGCGCGATGGGCGGCGACTTGCTCGGCGAGATGGGCTTTGCCCACCGCCTGCTCGGTGCTGCGCCGGGCGCGACGACCAGCGCCGCGGACACCCAGCGCGCCATCGGCCTGCTGCAGGACGCCGGCGTGGCGCTGATCCTGTTCGCCGGTGGCGACGGCACCGCGCGCGATGTCTGCGCGGCGGCGCGCGAAGGCCAGCCGGTGCTGGGGATTCCGGCTGGGGTGAAGATCCACTCCGGGGTCTACGCCATCAGCCCGCGCGCGGCCGGCGAGCTGACCCGCCGGCTGGTCGAAGGCGGCCTGGTGCGTCTGGCCAGTGGTGAGGTGCGCGATCTCGACGAGGCCGCGCTGCGCGAGGGTAAGGTGGCCGCGCGTTGGTACGGTGAGCTGACCGTGCCGGAGGAGGGCGGCTTCGTTCAGCAGGTCAAGCAGGCGGGCATGGAGTCCGAGGAGCTGGTGCTCGGCGAGCTGGCCGCCTGGCTGGAGGACAGCTGGGAGGCGGACGTGCGCTATGTGCTTGGCCCCGGCTCGACCCTGCATGGTCTGGCCCGTAGCCTGGGCCTGGAGACCACTCTGCTCGGTGTCGACGTGATCGAGAACGGCCGGCTGATCGCAGCGGACGTCACCGAGGCGCAGCTGTTCGCCCTGGTCGACGGTCATCCGAGCCGGCTGCTGGTCACCGCCATCGGCGGCCAGGGCCACATCCTCGGCCGTGGCAACCAGCAGATCAGCCCGCGGGTGCTGCGCGCCATCGGCCTCGAGCACTTACGGGTGATCGCCACTAAGCGCAAACTGCGCACCCTCGAAGGCCGCCCGCTGCTGGTGGACAGCGGCGACCCGGCGCTGGATGCGGCCTTCCCCGATGCGGTGCGGGTATGGGCGGGGTATAAGGAGGAGCTGCTGTATCCCGTTGGTTGGGATGTCGCGGGTAGGGATGTGTGA
- a CDS encoding PA1571 family protein — protein MSRNSSTSQQRVIPLKQQKPIGGAVIDAEGREIPITEKMIQKACRELDKAWVSAPKHD, from the coding sequence ATGAGCAGAAACAGCAGCACATCCCAGCAACGCGTGATCCCACTCAAGCAGCAGAAGCCGATCGGCGGTGCGGTCATCGATGCCGAGGGGCGCGAAATCCCGATCACCGAGAAGATGATCCAGAAGGCCTGTCGCGAACTGGACAAGGCCTGGGTTTCGGCACCTAAGCACGACTGA
- the pdxB gene encoding 4-phosphoerythronate dehydrogenase PdxB: MQILADENIPLVEAFFAGFGDIRRLPGRGIDRTALADTEVLLVRSVTQVDRALLQGSAVRFVGTCTIGTDHLDLDYFQQAGIAWASAPGCNARGVVDYVLGSLLTLAEVHGAELSRRCYGVVGAGQVGGRLVEVLRGLGWRVLVCDPPRQAAEGGDFVSLETILAECDAISLHTPLDAGTRHLLDGERLARLKPGTWLINASRGAVVDNAALRELLERRADLDAVLDVWEGEPQVDVELARLCRLATPHIAGYSLDGKLRGTAQIYQAFCAVNGLPASVQLDELMPAPWLPELNLAAGTPPAWALATLCRAVYDPRRDDADFRRSLTGDVAARRTAFDALRKHYPLRREIDGLRVRLNGEAPELAQLVRALGAVLV, from the coding sequence ATGCAAATTCTTGCCGACGAAAATATCCCGCTGGTCGAGGCCTTCTTCGCTGGCTTCGGCGACATCCGCCGTCTGCCGGGGCGTGGCATCGACCGTACCGCCCTGGCCGACACCGAGGTGCTGCTGGTGCGCTCGGTGACCCAGGTCGACCGCGCCCTGCTGCAGGGCAGCGCGGTGCGCTTCGTCGGCACCTGCACCATCGGCACCGACCATCTCGACCTCGATTACTTCCAGCAGGCCGGCATCGCCTGGGCCAGCGCGCCCGGCTGCAACGCCCGCGGCGTGGTGGACTACGTGCTCGGCAGCCTGCTGACCCTGGCCGAGGTGCATGGCGCCGAGCTGTCCCGGCGCTGCTACGGCGTGGTCGGCGCCGGCCAGGTCGGCGGGCGGCTGGTCGAGGTGTTGCGTGGCCTCGGCTGGCGCGTGCTGGTCTGCGATCCGCCGCGCCAGGCCGCCGAGGGCGGCGACTTCGTCAGCCTCGAAACCATCCTCGCCGAGTGCGATGCGATCAGCCTGCACACGCCGCTGGATGCCGGCACCCGCCATCTGCTCGACGGCGAGCGCCTGGCCCGGCTCAAGCCCGGCACCTGGCTGATCAACGCCAGCCGCGGCGCGGTGGTGGACAACGCCGCGCTGCGCGAGCTGCTCGAGCGGCGTGCGGATCTCGATGCGGTGCTGGATGTCTGGGAAGGCGAGCCGCAGGTGGACGTCGAGCTGGCGCGGTTGTGCCGGTTGGCGACCCCGCATATCGCCGGCTACAGCCTGGACGGCAAGTTGCGCGGCACGGCGCAGATCTACCAGGCGTTCTGTGCGGTCAACGGCTTGCCGGCGAGCGTGCAGCTGGACGAGCTGATGCCGGCGCCCTGGCTTCCCGAGCTGAACCTGGCTGCCGGCACGCCGCCGGCCTGGGCGCTGGCTACGCTGTGCCGCGCGGTATACGACCCGCGCCGCGACGATGCCGACTTCCGCCGCAGCCTGACAGGCGACGTGGCGGCGCGCCGCACGGCTTTCGACGCCTTGCGCAAGCACTATCCGCTGCGCCGGGAAATCGATGGCCTGCGCGTGCGCCTGAACGGCGAGGCACCGGAACTGGCGCAACTGGTGCGGGCACTGGGGGCGGTACTGGTATGA
- a CDS encoding MATE family efflux transporter, which produces MALATPIMIAQLAHSAMGFVDAVMAGRVSPRDLAAVALGNSIWVPVFLLMTGILLATTAKVAQRVGAGNVEEIGPLVRQALWLALAVGLGAAALLVFGAEPVLRLMGIDPGLVTPSMGYLYGIAMGFPAVALYHVLRCFSDGLGRTRPSMLIGIGGLLLNIPLNYVLIYGHLGFPALGGVGCGWASGTVMWFMFIGMLGWVRWAPVYQPCRLFSHFEWPQWQPIQRLLSIGLPIGIAVFAESSIFAVIALLVGGLGANVVAGHQIALNFSSLVFMIPYSLGMAVTVRIGQSLGAGEPRTARFAAGVGMGAALAYACLSASLMLWLRHGIAGIYTADPQVIAVAATLIVYAALFQFSDAIQVTAAGALRGYQDTRITMLLTLFAYWGIGLPVGYALGLSDWFGAPSGPSGLWQGLVVGLTCAALMLAIRLARSAKRRIRLQQSA; this is translated from the coding sequence ATGGCGCTCGCCACCCCGATCATGATCGCCCAGCTGGCGCACTCGGCCATGGGCTTCGTCGATGCCGTCATGGCCGGCCGCGTCAGCCCGCGCGACCTCGCCGCCGTGGCCCTGGGCAACTCGATCTGGGTGCCGGTGTTTCTGTTGATGACCGGCATCCTGCTGGCCACCACCGCCAAAGTCGCGCAACGCGTCGGCGCCGGCAACGTGGAGGAGATCGGCCCGCTGGTGCGCCAGGCCCTGTGGCTGGCGCTGGCGGTCGGCCTCGGCGCGGCGGCGCTGTTGGTGTTCGGCGCCGAGCCGGTGTTGCGGCTGATGGGCATCGATCCGGGGCTGGTCACCCCGAGCATGGGTTACCTGTACGGTATCGCCATGGGCTTTCCGGCAGTGGCGCTGTATCACGTGCTGCGCTGTTTCAGCGACGGCCTGGGCCGTACCCGGCCGAGCATGCTGATCGGCATTGGCGGCCTGCTGCTGAACATTCCCCTCAACTATGTGCTGATCTACGGCCACCTGGGCTTTCCGGCCCTAGGCGGAGTCGGCTGCGGCTGGGCCAGCGGCACGGTGATGTGGTTCATGTTCATCGGCATGCTTGGCTGGGTGCGCTGGGCGCCGGTGTATCAGCCATGCCGGCTGTTCAGCCACTTCGAGTGGCCGCAGTGGCAGCCGATCCAGCGCCTGCTCAGCATCGGCCTGCCGATCGGCATCGCGGTGTTCGCCGAGTCGAGCATCTTCGCGGTGATCGCCCTGCTGGTCGGCGGCCTCGGCGCCAATGTGGTCGCCGGCCACCAGATCGCGCTGAACTTCAGCTCGCTGGTGTTCATGATCCCCTACTCGCTGGGCATGGCCGTGACCGTGCGCATCGGCCAGAGCCTGGGCGCCGGCGAGCCGCGCACGGCGCGCTTCGCCGCCGGCGTGGGGATGGGCGCGGCGCTGGCCTACGCCTGTCTGTCGGCCAGCCTGATGCTGTGGCTGCGGCACGGCATCGCCGGCATCTACACGGCGGACCCGCAGGTGATCGCGGTGGCGGCGACGCTGATCGTGTATGCGGCGCTGTTCCAGTTCTCCGACGCCATCCAGGTCACCGCCGCCGGCGCGCTACGCGGCTATCAGGACACCCGCATCACCATGCTGCTGACCCTGTTCGCCTACTGGGGCATCGGCCTGCCGGTGGGTTATGCGCTCGGCCTGAGCGACTGGTTCGGCGCCCCGAGCGGGCCGAGCGGGCTATGGCAGGGGTTGGTGGTCGGCCTGACCTGCGCGGCGCTGATGCTCGCCATCCGTCTGGCGCGCAGCGCGAAGCGGCGTATCCGCTTGCAGCAGAGCGCCTGA
- the tusA gene encoding sulfurtransferase TusA, whose product MSSSDSLTADAVLDATGLNCPEPVMLLHNKVRDLAAGGLLKVIATDPSTRRDIPKFCMFLGHELIEQQEQAGTYLYWIRKKADA is encoded by the coding sequence ATGTCCTCATCCGATAGCCTGACCGCCGACGCCGTGCTCGATGCCACCGGCCTCAACTGCCCCGAGCCGGTAATGCTGCTGCACAACAAGGTGCGCGACCTGGCGGCTGGCGGCCTGCTCAAGGTGATCGCCACCGACCCCTCGACCCGTCGCGACATCCCCAAGTTCTGCATGTTTCTCGGCCACGAGTTGATCGAGCAGCAGGAACAGGCGGGCACTTACCTGTACTGGATTCGCAAGAAAGCCGACGCCTGA